From Mytilus edulis chromosome 8, xbMytEdul2.2, whole genome shotgun sequence, one genomic window encodes:
- the LOC139486648 gene encoding heavy metal-binding protein HIP-like has protein sequence MLNGHTVFLFVLTLSFHLRLVKLCESGNCSNAIDVPLISKLNAPLKAELDISTLTAQLKELIKQEVQASVSKTVKDLIRKEVKLATTNIVKRVNNAVDYLHTSNNVTMSTYMQELKETMMKPAFSTFLTKTINPFSGNDILKFDDVRINLGSHYNPKTGKFTAPKSGLYQISYNLMGYKKSTVTFQINKNNGAFVYGYADGSGYATSPSSVLIELKKGDKVYIIHRTNRSEKVIGKLEPSFFSGYFLQPI, from the exons ATGTTAAATGGACatactgtttttctttttgttttgacgcTGAGTTTTCACTTGCGTCTTGTGAAATTGTGTGAAAGTGGCAACTGTTCAAATGCAATTGATGTTCccttaatttcaaaattgaatgcACCTCTTAAGGCAGAGCTGGACATTTCAACTCTTACTGCACAACTGAAAGAGCTGATAAAACAAGAAGTACAAGCATCAGTCTCAAAAACAGTGAAAGACCTTATACGAAAAGAAGTAAAACTGGCAACAACAAATATTGTGAAGAGAGTGAATAATGCTGTGGACTACTTACATACTAGTAACAATGTTACAATGTCAACCTATATGCAAGAACTGAAAG AGACAATGATGAAGCCTGCTTTTTCTACATTTCTTACGAAAACAATTAACCCATTCAGTGGAAATGACATTCTGAAATTTGATGATGTCCGCATAAATCTTGGAAGTCATTACAACCCAAAGACTGGGAAATTTACTGCACCGAAATCTGGACTGTACCAAATATCCTACAATCTGATGGGTTATAAAAAATCCACTGTTAcatttcaaataaacaaaaacaatggaGCCTTTGTTTATGGTTATGCGGATGGTTCTGGATATGCCACGTCCCCTTCCTCAGTGTTAATAGAACTCAAAAAGGGAGATAAAGTATACATCATACACAGAACAAACAGAAGTGAGAAAGTTATTGGGAAACTTGAACCATCGTTCTTCTCTGGATATTTCCTGCAACCTATATGA